One Embleya scabrispora DNA segment encodes these proteins:
- a CDS encoding helix-turn-helix domain-containing protein has product MSATYAEKSRVEHSRATDHPGFDESRLAHVGPLAEAPTDAYPNPFHPDADDEHASDRRVRDLLTAQRLAAGPNGTRDLLRWLAHRTGAHMRIVDHQGAVQHEAFGEAASPAGRDVAPRSGIGHTIALGIGGERDAPRGTLQLVAPVRAGQRTQVLLADTVPVLGWAWNAERATAERRRSAEADTRSRQAVLRLLSTGHTSTAQDVALAMGAPLPDVVGVLVVRFPEERRRGIERAAHRLSGDGVRWAPDLTHADRLVFLVPAYGSPAGFGERGAAGAERPETAHRLAGRLSREFDDVLVGVSDVFALEHTSVAYEQAARAVSRAPAGVDRVVGFGEHATPDELIGPDGVAWARRRLAPLRAYRPARRADPGADELATTLETWLRLGGRASRRLHLHRNTLIARLKSVAALLDANLDSLAVRAELSLALRILALHGAGDRDGGVGIGGEENGTVAEAVTVENLLALPRVRAWAEDLVRPLGSDAGSHDLRTLRTWLDLDARIEPTAAALAISGPGVRKRLVRIEERLGAGLIGCPAAQIDLWLALRAAAHTTTTAHPEPAPRS; this is encoded by the coding sequence ATGAGTGCCACGTACGCGGAAAAGAGCCGCGTCGAACACTCGCGTGCGACCGATCACCCCGGATTCGACGAAAGCCGTCTCGCGCACGTCGGCCCGCTCGCGGAGGCGCCCACCGACGCGTACCCGAACCCGTTCCACCCGGACGCCGACGACGAGCACGCGAGCGATCGGCGGGTGCGTGACCTGCTCACCGCGCAGCGCCTGGCGGCCGGCCCGAACGGCACCCGCGACCTGCTGCGGTGGCTCGCCCACCGCACCGGCGCCCACATGCGCATCGTGGACCACCAAGGGGCCGTCCAGCACGAGGCGTTCGGGGAGGCCGCGAGCCCCGCCGGCCGCGACGTCGCACCGCGATCCGGCATCGGGCACACGATCGCGCTGGGGATCGGCGGCGAGCGCGACGCACCGCGGGGCACACTGCAACTCGTCGCCCCGGTCCGGGCCGGGCAGCGGACGCAGGTCCTGCTCGCCGACACCGTGCCCGTGCTCGGCTGGGCCTGGAACGCGGAGCGCGCGACGGCCGAGCGTCGTCGGAGCGCCGAGGCGGACACGCGCAGTCGCCAGGCGGTGCTGCGACTGCTGAGCACCGGGCACACCTCGACGGCCCAGGACGTCGCACTGGCCATGGGTGCCCCGCTGCCCGACGTGGTGGGCGTGCTCGTGGTCCGATTCCCGGAAGAGCGCCGTCGCGGCATCGAACGCGCGGCGCACCGCCTGTCCGGCGACGGAGTGCGCTGGGCGCCGGACCTGACGCACGCCGATCGCCTGGTGTTCCTGGTACCGGCGTACGGATCGCCGGCCGGATTCGGCGAGCGTGGCGCCGCCGGAGCGGAACGGCCCGAGACCGCCCACCGGTTGGCCGGTCGGTTGAGCCGGGAGTTCGACGACGTCCTCGTCGGGGTCAGCGACGTGTTCGCCCTAGAACACACCTCGGTGGCCTACGAGCAGGCCGCGCGCGCGGTGTCGCGGGCGCCGGCCGGAGTGGATCGAGTGGTCGGGTTCGGGGAACACGCGACGCCGGACGAGTTGATCGGCCCCGACGGTGTGGCCTGGGCACGGCGGCGACTCGCGCCGTTGCGGGCCTACCGACCCGCCCGACGCGCCGACCCGGGCGCCGACGAACTGGCCACCACCCTGGAGACCTGGCTGCGCCTGGGCGGCCGGGCCTCACGCCGACTGCACCTGCACCGCAACACGTTGATCGCACGGCTGAAGAGCGTGGCCGCGCTGCTGGACGCGAACCTGGACTCGTTGGCCGTTCGGGCCGAACTGTCCCTGGCGTTGCGCATCCTGGCGCTGCACGGTGCGGGCGACCGGGATGGCGGGGTCGGAATCGGTGGGGAGGAGAACGGGACGGTCGCCGAAGCGGTGACGGTCGAGAATCTGCTGGCGCTGCCTCGGGTCCGGGCCTGGGCCGAGGATCTGGTCCGCCCGCTCGGTTCGGACGCGGGATCCCACGATCTGCGAACCCTGCGGACCTGGCTCGACCTCGACGCCCGGATCGAGCCGACCGCTGCGGCGCTGGCGATCTCCGGGCCGGGCGTGCGCAAGCGCCTGGTCCGGATCGAGGAACGCCTGGGCGCGGGGCTGATCGGTTGCCCCGCCGCCCAGATCGACCTGTGGCTCGCCCTGCGGGCGGCGGCCCACACCACGACCACCGCCCACCCCGAGCCCGCGCCGCGTTCTTGA